The Pedobacter mucosus genome window below encodes:
- a CDS encoding LptF/LptG family permease has product MNIIKGNIKIIDRFIIGKYLGTFIYTLAIFVIIIVVFDLSEKMDDFMKSGLSFWGILTKYYAGSIPFYVNMLSPLINFIAVIFFTAKMADQTEIVPILSGGVSFNRFLFPYFISAFIIFSANLVSNLYILPYTNTLKNNFENTFVKRNDPSTKSNIHMKLDDKTYIYIENFDNKTNSGYRFSLDNFSGDILTKKIVADNIKWDSLKRKWQLSNYSIRKIDGLKESMIYGTNKLKDTILDMRPDDFSAYDNVIQNLTTTELSDKIRKEKTRGSGIMNDLLFEQYKRYLHPLSAFVLTLIGVALSSRKVRGGIGVSLGIGIFLSFAYIVFNQFTQMFSTKGGLPPFIAVLSPTIVFGLLGFYLLKRAPK; this is encoded by the coding sequence ATGAACATAATTAAGGGAAACATTAAAATTATTGATCGATTTATTATAGGCAAATATTTGGGAACATTTATTTATACCCTTGCTATTTTTGTTATTATCATTGTTGTTTTCGATCTATCTGAAAAGATGGATGACTTTATGAAAAGCGGACTTAGTTTTTGGGGAATACTTACCAAATATTACGCGGGTTCAATTCCTTTTTATGTTAATATGTTATCACCGCTGATTAACTTTATTGCAGTAATATTTTTTACAGCGAAAATGGCCGATCAAACAGAAATTGTGCCTATTTTAAGTGGTGGAGTGAGTTTTAACCGTTTTCTTTTCCCATATTTTATATCTGCTTTTATTATTTTTTCTGCTAATCTGGTTTCCAATCTATACATTCTTCCATACACAAATACGCTAAAAAATAACTTCGAAAATACATTTGTAAAACGAAACGATCCATCAACAAAATCTAATATCCACATGAAATTAGATGATAAAACGTATATCTATATTGAGAATTTTGACAATAAAACCAATTCAGGGTACCGTTTTTCATTAGATAATTTTAGTGGAGATATCTTGACCAAAAAAATTGTTGCAGATAACATTAAGTGGGATTCACTAAAACGTAAATGGCAGTTAAGTAATTATTCCATTCGAAAGATAGACGGACTGAAAGAAAGTATGATTTATGGCACTAACAAGCTTAAGGATACGATTTTAGATATGCGTCCTGATGATTTCTCGGCGTATGATAATGTTATTCAAAATTTAACCACAACGGAGCTTTCTGATAAAATCCGAAAAGAGAAAACCCGGGGATCAGGAATTATGAATGATTTGCTTTTTGAACAATACAAGCGTTATTTACATCCTTTATCGGCCTTTGTACTCACGTTAATTGGCGTAGCACTATCTTCTCGAAAAGTACGTGGCGGAATTGGTGTTTCATTAGGCATTGGAATTTTTCTGAGCTTTGCATACATTGTTTTCAATCAATTTACGCAAATGTTCTCTACCAAAGGAGGATTACCACCCTTCATAGCCGTTTTATCACCAACCATTGTATTTGGCTTATTAGGCTTTTATCTTTTAAAGAGAGCGCCAAAGTAA
- a CDS encoding BlaI/MecI/CopY family transcriptional regulator has translation MIKELTKAEEQIMLILWEMGEALVKDVIEKMHEPKPAYNTVSTVIRVLEGKGFLDHKAIGNTHIYFPIIKEFDYKHFALNKVMNNYFENSYERLVSFLVKEKSMSEKELDEIIRLAEKLKKDK, from the coding sequence ATGATAAAAGAACTTACAAAAGCAGAAGAGCAAATCATGCTTATCCTTTGGGAAATGGGAGAAGCATTGGTGAAAGATGTGATTGAAAAAATGCATGAGCCAAAACCCGCTTACAATACAGTATCCACAGTAATTCGAGTTTTAGAAGGAAAGGGGTTTTTAGATCACAAAGCTATCGGCAATACGCATATTTACTTTCCAATTATTAAAGAGTTTGATTATAAGCACTTTGCTTTAAATAAAGTAATGAATAATTACTTTGAAAATTCTTATGAAAGGCTGGTTTCTTTTTTAGTGAAAGAAAAAAGTATGAGCGAAAAAGAATTGGATGAGATTATTCGATTGGCTGAAAAACTAAAAAAAGACAAATGA
- a CDS encoding M28 family peptidase, protein MKILYIIPLAMMLSCCSSVKNQTTTETGKLDTQLLKDVEVLSSDTYQGRKTGTKGAEMARAYIIQRFQKLGLKSYPQHVNYAQEFKFKARGTDVNGTNVIGYIPGKSASVIVVSAHYDHLGIIKDDVFNGADDNASGTAGLMKIAAYFAKNKPNNTIIFASFDAEEMGLQGAKAFVSNPPVPINTISVDLNMDMISHSDKGELYVCGTFKYPALKKYIDTTKTNIKVILGHDDPKLGHDDWTNQSDQGAFNAKNIPFLYFGVEDHKDYHKASDEYATITKQFFSNAANTVLEVVKSVDKQTGLQQSLKDKMIMK, encoded by the coding sequence ATGAAAATTTTATATATCATTCCTTTAGCCATGATGCTAAGTTGCTGTTCATCAGTAAAAAATCAAACCACCACAGAAACAGGCAAACTCGACACACAATTGCTAAAAGATGTTGAAGTATTATCTTCTGACACTTATCAAGGTAGAAAAACTGGGACCAAAGGTGCGGAAATGGCAAGGGCTTACATTATTCAGCGTTTCCAAAAGTTGGGTTTAAAATCCTATCCTCAACATGTAAATTATGCACAAGAGTTTAAATTTAAAGCCAGAGGAACTGATGTTAATGGAACAAATGTTATTGGTTATATTCCAGGAAAAAGCGCAAGCGTTATCGTGGTTTCAGCACATTACGACCATTTAGGTATTATTAAAGATGATGTTTTTAACGGTGCGGATGATAATGCATCCGGAACGGCTGGACTAATGAAAATCGCTGCATATTTCGCAAAAAATAAACCAAATAACACTATTATTTTCGCGTCTTTTGATGCTGAAGAAATGGGTTTGCAAGGCGCAAAGGCATTTGTTTCTAATCCGCCAGTGCCAATAAATACCATTTCAGTAGATCTAAATATGGACATGATTAGTCATAGTGACAAAGGTGAACTTTACGTTTGTGGAACTTTTAAATATCCAGCTTTAAAGAAATATATTGATACCACTAAAACCAATATCAAAGTAATTTTAGGCCATGATGACCCTAAACTTGGTCACGATGATTGGACAAATCAAAGTGATCAAGGTGCTTTCAATGCTAAAAATATTCCTTTTTTATATTTCGGCGTAGAGGATCATAAAGATTATCACAAGGCAAGCGATGAATATGCTACAATCACAAAGCAGTTTTTCAGTAATGCTGCAAATACCGTTTTAGAAGTTGTAAAAAGTGTAGATAAACAAACAGGCTTGCAGCAATCACTGAAAGATAAAATGATTATGAAATAA
- a CDS encoding glycosyltransferase encodes MKLANCKVEQIPDEGRNPISVIICARNEIKNLQQYLPTILNQNYPDFEVIVVNDRSWDGTEEFLELWENKYANLKVVKILDNDKFITGKKFAVTMGIKAAKNNWLVFTDADCTAASENWLLNMQQSWHEETEIVLGYSPYSKRKGLLNALIRFETFFTAVNYFSFALKGMPYMGVGRNMAYKKDLFFKNKGFAAHMHIPSGDDDLFVNAHANKFNTEIRINKESHIWSEPNTNWSGYLRQKKRHFGAGKMYKSKHKFILSLQIVSQFIFYAFFVACMFFSREVQFVAIGVFVFSIILKCFIYPKLLKRLNCSDLRWWFPILDLLLFLFLTINGFLAMFGKKKVSWK; translated from the coding sequence TTGAAATTAGCAAATTGTAAAGTAGAACAAATACCTGACGAGGGAAGGAATCCTATAAGTGTAATTATCTGTGCAAGAAATGAAATTAAAAATCTGCAGCAATACTTACCTACAATCTTAAACCAAAACTATCCTGATTTTGAAGTTATTGTGGTTAATGATCGGTCATGGGATGGAACAGAAGAATTTTTAGAACTTTGGGAAAATAAATATGCAAACCTAAAAGTTGTTAAAATATTAGATAACGATAAATTTATCACCGGGAAGAAATTTGCGGTTACCATGGGTATTAAAGCAGCAAAAAATAATTGGTTAGTGTTTACCGATGCAGATTGTACAGCAGCTTCTGAGAATTGGCTTTTAAATATGCAACAATCTTGGCACGAAGAAACCGAAATAGTGCTAGGTTATTCTCCATATTCAAAGAGAAAGGGACTGTTGAATGCCCTTATTAGATTTGAAACATTTTTTACAGCGGTAAATTACTTTTCTTTTGCCTTAAAAGGAATGCCATATATGGGAGTGGGTAGAAACATGGCTTATAAAAAAGACCTTTTTTTTAAAAATAAGGGTTTTGCTGCCCACATGCATATTCCATCTGGAGATGATGACTTATTTGTTAATGCGCATGCGAATAAATTTAATACAGAAATTAGGATCAATAAGGAAAGCCATATTTGGAGCGAACCTAATACAAATTGGTCAGGCTATCTTCGCCAAAAGAAGCGTCATTTTGGAGCTGGGAAAATGTATAAATCAAAGCATAAATTCATTTTAAGTTTGCAAATAGTCTCTCAATTTATCTTTTATGCCTTCTTTGTAGCTTGTATGTTTTTTAGTCGTGAGGTACAGTTTGTTGCGATAGGTGTGTTTGTTTTCAGCATTATTTTGAAGTGTTTTATATATCCAAAATTATTGAAACGCTTAAACTGTAGTGATTTGCGCTGGTGGTTCCCAATATTAGATTTACTTTTGTTTCTATTTTTGACTATTAATGGCTTTTTGGCTATGTTCGGCAAAAAGAAGGTAAGCTGGAAATAG
- a CDS encoding TolB family protein: MNIITYNKTLIFNYLCAFILSIISLPVFGQIFSTAQNPLSVKWNYINSGGFEIIYPTALEKDAQRMANTLPYIYTKVGLGLRQQKTTIPLLLQNQGTIANGFVQLAPKKSEFYTTPPQYFDSQDWLNNLAVHELRHVAQFDKLTGSQIHPFPELVYFAYFGAGIPTWFFEGDAVVNETALTKSGRGRQPNWIMPFRTSILEGKKFSYSKAYFGSNKNVTPGYYQTGYLMVADMKKKFGQFISDSLLGDIKKRPLRLYPFSQSLKKITGENSRKYFLSTQEKITKEWKSQQEKSSTENYESLNKKTDLATNYFLPVKLNKNQILALKESKQDARYFVIINEDKSERKLFGIGYQEQPWFSYKNGILIWDEIRYDPRYKQRSYSVICSYNLKTKNFKKLSSQSRLFSPSLSEDSKKIIAIKVELNNQFNLVEIDASSGKILKSFPNLDNEILQTPTFDKTGNRIAYISVSEKGKSLWLLDGNEKIQLISNTRQQLSRPIFMGDKILFNAHYSGIDNIYDVDITSKKISALSASKYGAFNPTEIEDGKIIFNDYKINGYEISEKRITENSIGENSFIDFSAAAEKQENVGNVFENIPDSTFKAKPYHQALNLFSFHSIIPVIDDEYVFGLELQSNNLLNTMDFYTGAKYHRDLKRFEYTADISYKALYPVFSVLYRNRPKRTFYRAKNAIQQGDWRENYIKLNASIPFSFSARNQNYAFTLNAATSFTQRYLPENLPVNFIKEIKFPMEYNFTFNHSVRTTERDIAPKWAQVLRATYNNQPFDKNLKGEILALESFFYFPGLAKNHSFLASFNYQKASGVNQYATEIATVYGYNNILAKSKLQNSLLFNYRFPFAFPDWEIGPLAYVRNFRAGLFCHYENIGNEHNFGEPKTFGAEINSSLNLLRYQPVVDVGARLVFVNKIYNQNPILEFSFNYSF; this comes from the coding sequence ATGAATATCATTACCTATAACAAAACATTAATTTTCAATTACTTATGTGCATTTATATTAAGTATAATATCACTACCTGTTTTTGGACAAATATTTAGCACTGCACAAAACCCACTTAGTGTAAAATGGAACTATATTAATTCAGGAGGCTTTGAAATCATCTATCCAACAGCGCTTGAAAAGGATGCGCAAAGAATGGCTAATACGCTTCCATACATTTATACAAAAGTGGGCTTAGGATTAAGACAACAAAAAACCACTATTCCCCTACTCTTACAGAATCAAGGAACAATTGCTAACGGCTTTGTGCAACTGGCTCCAAAAAAATCGGAATTTTATACTACCCCACCTCAGTACTTTGATAGCCAGGATTGGCTTAACAACCTAGCGGTTCATGAACTTCGACATGTAGCTCAATTTGACAAGTTGACAGGAAGTCAGATTCATCCCTTTCCAGAACTTGTTTACTTTGCCTATTTTGGTGCAGGTATTCCAACATGGTTTTTCGAAGGTGACGCAGTAGTTAACGAGACGGCATTAACAAAATCTGGTCGAGGCCGACAACCAAATTGGATCATGCCTTTTCGAACTTCCATTTTGGAAGGGAAAAAATTTAGTTACAGCAAAGCCTATTTTGGATCGAACAAAAACGTTACTCCCGGTTATTACCAAACAGGGTATTTAATGGTAGCTGATATGAAAAAAAAATTTGGCCAATTCATTTCAGACAGTTTGTTGGGCGACATTAAAAAAAGGCCATTAAGACTTTATCCATTTTCTCAAAGTCTGAAGAAAATTACCGGAGAAAATTCTCGAAAATATTTCCTGTCTACTCAAGAAAAAATTACTAAAGAATGGAAATCCCAACAGGAGAAATCTTCAACAGAAAATTATGAAAGCCTTAATAAAAAAACAGACCTCGCCACTAATTATTTTCTACCTGTAAAGCTGAACAAAAATCAGATTTTGGCCCTTAAAGAAAGTAAGCAAGATGCTCGGTATTTTGTCATCATCAATGAAGATAAATCTGAGCGTAAATTGTTTGGAATTGGATACCAGGAACAGCCTTGGTTTAGCTATAAAAATGGCATCTTGATTTGGGATGAAATTCGTTATGACCCGAGATATAAACAGCGAAGTTATAGTGTAATTTGTTCGTACAATTTGAAGACAAAAAATTTTAAAAAACTGAGCAGCCAGAGTCGCCTTTTCTCTCCGAGTCTTTCGGAAGACAGCAAAAAAATAATTGCAATAAAAGTAGAACTTAACAACCAGTTTAATCTTGTTGAAATTGATGCTTCATCAGGAAAGATTTTGAAGAGTTTTCCAAATCTTGATAACGAAATTTTACAAACGCCAACTTTTGATAAAACAGGAAATCGGATTGCATACATCAGCGTTAGCGAAAAAGGGAAAAGTTTGTGGTTGCTTGACGGTAACGAAAAGATTCAACTAATTTCGAATACCAGGCAACAGTTAAGCAGACCAATATTTATGGGCGATAAAATTCTTTTTAATGCACACTACAGCGGCATCGACAACATTTATGATGTCGATATCACCTCCAAGAAAATAAGCGCTCTAAGCGCATCAAAATACGGCGCATTCAATCCGACAGAAATTGAAGATGGAAAAATCATCTTTAACGATTATAAAATTAACGGATATGAAATTTCGGAGAAAAGAATTACAGAAAATTCTATTGGAGAAAATTCGTTTATCGATTTTTCCGCAGCCGCAGAAAAGCAAGAAAATGTTGGGAATGTTTTCGAAAATATTCCCGACAGCACTTTTAAAGCTAAGCCCTATCATCAGGCATTAAATCTTTTTAGTTTTCACAGTATTATCCCTGTGATTGATGACGAATATGTTTTTGGATTGGAGCTTCAATCTAATAATTTATTGAATACAATGGATTTTTATACTGGCGCAAAATATCATCGCGATTTAAAACGCTTTGAGTATACCGCAGACATTAGCTATAAGGCACTTTATCCAGTGTTCAGCGTTCTCTATCGCAATAGACCGAAACGAACGTTCTATCGAGCTAAAAATGCGATTCAGCAAGGCGATTGGAGAGAAAACTATATTAAACTAAATGCGTCAATTCCTTTTTCATTTAGCGCCCGCAATCAAAACTATGCTTTTACCTTAAATGCAGCTACAAGTTTTACACAGCGTTACCTGCCAGAAAATTTGCCTGTTAATTTTATTAAAGAAATTAAATTCCCGATGGAATATAATTTCACATTTAACCATAGCGTTCGAACCACTGAAAGGGATATTGCTCCAAAATGGGCTCAGGTTTTAAGGGCGACATACAATAATCAGCCATTTGACAAAAACTTAAAGGGCGAGATCTTAGCCTTAGAAAGTTTCTTTTATTTTCCAGGCTTAGCAAAAAATCATTCGTTTTTAGCGAGTTTTAACTATCAAAAAGCAAGTGGTGTAAATCAATATGCTACAGAAATTGCTACGGTTTACGGTTACAATAATATTTTAGCAAAAAGCAAATTACAAAATAGCTTGCTTTTTAATTATCGATTTCCCTTCGCATTCCCTGATTGGGAAATTGGTCCGCTTGCTTATGTTCGAAACTTTAGGGCGGGTTTGTTTTGTCATTATGAAAATATTGGCAATGAACATAATTTTGGAGAACCGAAAACCTTTGGCGCAGAAATAAATAGTAGCTTAAACCTTTTACGCTATCAACCTGTTGTAGATGTTGGAGCTCGATTAGTTTTTGTTAACAAAATCTACAATCAAAATCCGATATTAGAGTTTTCATTTAATTATAGCTTTTAA
- a CDS encoding M56 family metallopeptidase has product MMNWLYYLLEANLYLITFYGFYRLLLHKETFYALNRGYLLITSLISFLIPIFQLGILKKPEVLQVNLQHEQVINQLNFTSNQTFTTVQEPIFTVENVIIVGYLLVTFFFFIKLAISLMRILSMQRSPFKELENGVKLIDMKDSKVAFSFFNLLFLDPQMPEKSTIIKHELVHIKQKHSIDVLIFELIQTVNWFNPLTYFIKDDVKLNHEYLADEETTHLDIEKYKYAMFLINNSSGVQNLKLPNQIFNSSILKRRISMLNQKKSTPWARLKLLSLLPIICGMLCMSTMAFTKNYKVIDLYTTDFKVSIKQDTVKKSFETKDGIKIIYPDLIYLSFHSEGKSKRIIPNTKKLIVINGKESELGTFGAITNINIIITLTPENGQKKYGDKGKYGVIEVFGSNIKTLLPPPPPAPPKVSDIILPPPPPTEPTSPPNSPPKAPKMQKTILLPPPPMDIKNRTFDASYNLNVEIDRSKNDKLVSPETEFGRKSVSIYTERGEKVYISSNYKDDWDGKVDALKKPLSPGQYSYEMKLSPKKEGKIKIIRGYITLK; this is encoded by the coding sequence ATGATGAACTGGCTATATTATTTACTCGAAGCAAATCTGTATCTCATCACATTTTATGGTTTTTATAGATTGTTATTGCACAAAGAAACATTTTATGCTTTAAATAGGGGTTACTTGTTAATTACATCACTAATCTCTTTTCTAATACCGATTTTTCAACTTGGTATTTTGAAAAAGCCTGAAGTTTTGCAAGTAAATCTTCAGCATGAACAAGTAATAAATCAACTTAATTTTACATCTAACCAAACATTTACCACAGTTCAAGAGCCGATTTTTACAGTTGAAAATGTAATAATTGTGGGCTATTTATTGGTAACATTTTTTTTCTTCATCAAGTTAGCGATAAGCTTAATGAGGATTTTGAGCATGCAAAGATCTCCATTTAAAGAGCTAGAGAATGGAGTTAAATTAATTGATATGAAAGATTCGAAAGTCGCATTCTCCTTTTTCAACTTGCTGTTTTTAGATCCTCAAATGCCCGAGAAAAGTACGATCATTAAACATGAATTGGTCCACATTAAACAGAAACACAGCATTGATGTATTGATTTTTGAGCTTATTCAAACCGTCAATTGGTTCAATCCACTAACTTATTTCATTAAAGATGATGTAAAACTAAATCACGAATATCTAGCCGACGAGGAGACAACCCACCTCGATATAGAAAAATATAAGTATGCTATGTTCCTGATTAACAATTCTTCAGGTGTTCAGAATCTCAAATTACCTAACCAAATATTCAATTCATCAATTCTAAAAAGAAGAATAAGTATGCTAAACCAGAAAAAATCTACACCTTGGGCAAGGCTCAAATTGTTGTCTTTACTTCCAATTATCTGTGGGATGCTGTGTATGTCGACCATGGCGTTTACGAAAAATTATAAGGTTATTGACTTGTACACAACTGACTTTAAGGTTTCAATAAAGCAGGATACGGTGAAAAAATCATTTGAAACCAAGGATGGTATTAAGATCATATATCCAGACTTGATATATTTATCTTTTCATTCCGAAGGTAAATCGAAAAGAATAATACCCAACACAAAAAAGTTAATTGTAATTAATGGAAAAGAGAGTGAGTTGGGAACTTTCGGAGCAATTACTAACATCAACATTATCATTACGCTTACACCAGAAAACGGTCAGAAAAAATATGGCGACAAAGGTAAATATGGAGTTATAGAGGTTTTTGGTTCAAATATTAAAACATTATTGCCTCCTCCTCCCCCAGCTCCACCAAAAGTTAGCGACATCATTCTGCCTCCGCCACCGCCAACTGAACCAACATCACCGCCGAATTCACCACCAAAAGCACCAAAAATGCAAAAAACTATTCTGTTACCGCCACCCCCTATGGATATTAAAAACAGAACCTTTGATGCAAGCTATAACTTAAATGTTGAAATTGATAGGTCAAAAAATGACAAGTTAGTTAGTCCTGAAACTGAATTCGGCCGAAAGTCTGTTTCTATATATACAGAACGCGGAGAAAAAGTTTACATTTCATCAAATTATAAAGATGACTGGGATGGCAAAGTAGATGCTTTAAAGAAGCCGCTTTCACCAGGACAATATTCTTACGAAATGAAACTGTCGCCAAAAAAAGAGGGAAAAATCAAAATTATAAGAGGATACATTACGCTTAAATAA
- the rsmG gene encoding 16S rRNA (guanine(527)-N(7))-methyltransferase RsmG, with the protein MLDVKPDIILKYFPEITEKQLSQFSQLFELYSFWNAQINVISRKDIEELYERHVLHSLGIAKVCMFKAGESVLDVGTGGGFPGIPLAILFPETQFHLVDSIGKKIKVVKEIASALGLENLKADHLRAEQIKEKFNFIVSRAVTRLGEFYPWIQGKFKTDAINAIPNGILYLKGGDLAEEIKESKLKAELYPLSAYFEEDFFETKYVVYVPQ; encoded by the coding sequence ATGCTTGATGTAAAACCCGATATCATTTTAAAATACTTCCCAGAAATAACTGAAAAACAGTTGTCTCAATTTTCACAATTATTTGAATTATATAGTTTTTGGAATGCTCAAATCAATGTTATTTCTAGAAAAGATATTGAGGAATTATATGAACGCCACGTTTTACACTCTTTAGGAATAGCAAAAGTTTGTATGTTTAAGGCTGGTGAATCAGTTTTAGATGTTGGAACTGGCGGTGGTTTTCCTGGTATTCCGTTGGCAATTCTTTTTCCTGAAACTCAATTTCATTTAGTCGATTCCATTGGAAAAAAAATTAAAGTAGTTAAGGAAATCGCTTCAGCGCTTGGCCTTGAAAACTTAAAAGCTGATCATTTAAGAGCAGAGCAAATTAAAGAAAAATTTAATTTTATTGTTTCTAGAGCGGTAACCCGATTGGGTGAATTTTACCCTTGGATACAGGGGAAGTTTAAAACAGACGCGATCAATGCAATCCCTAATGGCATACTTTATTTAAAGGGTGGAGATCTTGCAGAAGAGATAAAAGAATCAAAACTGAAAGCAGAATTATATCCGCTTTCAGCATATTTTGAAGAAGATTTTTTTGAAACTAAATATGTGGTTTATGTGCCGCAATAG
- the tgt gene encoding tRNA guanosine(34) transglycosylase Tgt, translating into MKFSLQANDPLSKARAGTVTTAHGEIQTPIFMPVGTAGTVKAVHQRELKDDIDAKIILGNTYHLYLRPGLETIEKAGGLHKFIGWDRPILTDSGGYQVYSLSKVRKIKEEGVTFRSHIDGSKHLFTPEYAMDIQRVIGADIIMAFDECTPYPCDYAYAAESIKMTHRWLKRCCTRFDTTQPKYGFDQTLFPIVQGSVYKDLRVKSAEFIANMGREGNAIGGLSVGEPADEMYAMTEIVCDILPYEKPRYLMGVGTPINLLENIALGVDMFDCVMPTRNARNGMLFTRNGIINIRNKKWENDFSPLDADSDLHADLVTSKAYLRHLVHSKEMLGAQIATLHNLHFYIWLVKEARERIVAGDFYEWKNKMVKILGNKL; encoded by the coding sequence ATGAAATTTAGTTTACAGGCCAACGATCCATTATCTAAGGCCAGAGCTGGAACAGTAACAACTGCTCATGGCGAAATACAAACACCTATTTTTATGCCTGTAGGTACGGCTGGAACAGTAAAAGCCGTACATCAACGAGAATTAAAGGACGATATTGATGCAAAAATCATTCTAGGTAATACCTATCACCTATACCTCAGACCAGGATTAGAAACCATTGAAAAAGCTGGTGGTTTGCATAAATTTATTGGCTGGGACAGACCGATATTAACGGATAGCGGCGGGTATCAGGTCTATTCATTAAGCAAGGTTCGCAAAATAAAAGAAGAAGGTGTAACGTTTCGTTCGCATATTGATGGATCAAAACACTTGTTTACACCAGAGTATGCGATGGATATTCAGCGAGTTATCGGTGCGGATATTATTATGGCTTTTGATGAATGTACGCCATACCCTTGCGATTACGCGTATGCCGCAGAATCTATAAAAATGACTCATCGTTGGCTAAAACGCTGTTGCACCCGATTTGATACCACCCAGCCGAAGTATGGTTTTGATCAAACACTATTCCCTATTGTTCAAGGATCGGTATATAAAGATTTAAGAGTAAAATCAGCAGAGTTTATCGCTAATATGGGTCGTGAAGGCAATGCTATTGGCGGCTTATCTGTTGGCGAACCAGCTGATGAAATGTACGCTATGACAGAAATCGTATGTGATATATTACCTTACGAAAAACCGCGTTACTTAATGGGTGTTGGTACGCCAATAAATTTATTAGAAAATATCGCTTTAGGCGTTGATATGTTTGATTGTGTAATGCCTACTCGAAATGCTAGAAATGGCATGTTATTTACTAGAAACGGTATAATAAATATTAGAAATAAAAAGTGGGAAAATGATTTTTCTCCGTTAGATGCTGATAGTGATTTGCATGCTGATTTAGTTACCAGTAAAGCTTATCTACGACATTTGGTGCATAGTAAAGAGATGTTAGGTGCTCAAATAGCTACCTTACACAACCTACACTTCTATATTTGGCTGGTAAAAGAAGCTCGAGAGAGAATTGTTGCAGGTGATTTTTATGAATGGAAAAACAAAATGGTTAAAATATTAGGAAACAAGCTTTAA
- a CDS encoding DMT family transporter — protein sequence MESTKKNLLILHSTVLIWGFTGVLGKVISIDAVPMVWYRVLIATSTLLIWFLATKKSIKVTQKQFFQFFLTGGIVAIHWIFFFHAIKVSTVSVTLVCLSSFTLFTAILEPLIKKQAIQLGDILVGLIIILGIYMIFKFEGQYTLGIIFGLSAAFAASLFSTINSTFIHKSEASIIGFYELVGGLFWITLYRLYDGSLLNTHFNLSVTDWIYLGILGTFCTSVAYVAGVSVMRTLSAFRVALITNLEPVYGIILAFIFFKNKEQMTGGFYLGALIILTTIFLYPIYKKRQNKH from the coding sequence ATGGAATCCACCAAAAAAAACCTGCTTATTCTTCATTCAACTGTACTTATTTGGGGATTCACAGGCGTTCTGGGAAAGGTTATTTCTATTGATGCTGTTCCAATGGTTTGGTATAGGGTATTAATTGCAACGAGCACCCTTTTGATATGGTTTTTGGCAACTAAAAAGAGTATCAAGGTTACTCAAAAACAGTTTTTTCAATTTTTCTTAACAGGTGGAATTGTTGCCATTCACTGGATTTTCTTTTTCCACGCCATTAAAGTTTCAACGGTATCGGTAACGCTCGTTTGCCTTTCATCTTTCACCTTATTTACGGCGATTTTAGAACCGCTAATTAAAAAACAAGCCATTCAATTAGGTGACATTCTTGTTGGATTAATTATCATTTTAGGTATTTATATGATCTTTAAATTTGAAGGTCAATATACTTTAGGCATTATATTTGGCCTTTCAGCTGCTTTTGCTGCAAGCTTATTTTCTACCATAAATTCAACATTTATCCACAAAAGTGAAGCTTCAATAATTGGATTTTACGAGCTCGTTGGAGGTCTTTTCTGGATCACATTATATCGTTTATACGATGGATCTTTGCTAAATACGCATTTTAATTTAAGCGTTACAGATTGGATTTACCTCGGTATTTTAGGAACGTTTTGCACCTCCGTTGCGTACGTTGCAGGAGTTTCTGTAATGCGTACTTTATCAGCATTTCGCGTCGCTTTGATTACGAATCTTGAACCAGTTTATGGGATAATTTTAGCCTTTATTTTCTTTAAAAATAAAGAGCAAATGACAGGCGGATTTTACCTTGGTGCACTTATTATTTTGACTACAATCTTCTTATATCCTATTTATAAAAAGAGACAAAATAAGCATTAA